From the Malus domestica chromosome 17, GDT2T_hap1 genome, one window contains:
- the LOC103405397 gene encoding uncharacterized protein isoform X1, translating into MEKKLSSRRELLDRWKAIEEEADEDDDRIDPSKRHRLHHNKEQWFADAFSFLICLPKENHIWCGSWDLMGPLLETFYNYFKDDNADSPLRQLWRRISEEMRQCIQCISQHYQAQDMYSMEYETSSIGPLLDVLRSLDEERVTQHLIEINTKLARKEYDAARDNAEVISVMYEVLMFPVLLDDESLFTEFERFIEAVDSMHELALAGQQQFLGVYALFFFKRRVRSVGHRLAGSMGKLRRATDLEPLQPILKKFIGFLETEVLPSTLKTSRPRVQLERISIWVGIKSLLGFLEPPAFEEGILERYPIFLDIVLNHISGDSSEFSHAVSCLRILFEMLGCKLWLRSTLSPSVMRNTLIGQCFHTRSEKSHKDIFDLLQPFLQSLEALQDGEHEKQRRHFLYFLLIQVPASSNFSGLTRQKACQIALLIIHRGYTMNPPCPPSECAHMWGPSLVSSLKDSSLHNSLRQPAFDLIQTIMVSDAAVLVSTVLNAHLNLCSERSMSYELNDEDDEGLPFAENTEEQDNSSWSEFSIQSKIASREFREWMCIPMLWIDVLADINPSVLPISFSKAVLWARSRFPMVEPVTGGETALPVRTWLSSYSAEISSTFGWKLPTGSDDCGDVVSKNAIKASTMPLPLIRTFNRLTTHFLVHVGQGELRKQWTWEPRMGESLFLSLIDPNDDVRKFGKSILEQVSNTQGLACSLTFLCSYRSSLSAVFLGLRHAVKLVQLDIVLLKFQTLHHFFFVLRRLLIDGDSRAADIPESDHLNMAKFSSQGGFLRQPVFDSSPANVNGHSPNLDSNLLKRFYYLISETAWPSICRCLLEGKAFIDNSINQMTCVRILEILPCVFERIYSGIRENTCDFSWLHDFMDWGKSSLKTVVVYWQRTITSLLKLLKGSYNSAIALTISTIENLIACDCVSMDELMEQVSRLSVSLSKEASSSIGKTDLCSNALFPEGLSFEKYSAPYVQPLSIKDPDVQILHSPLVDSRRHRDDMIVLSDEETEAVSPDEVILSDTKVSRCMVDDKTIAPNDDKSTSYTESVKKKVSGVYTSKFYVKAFEKRDATDSADLAVQKWEIDRSIGKRPPVSSLKSKDEDNSRKAITSDSNIADSEKLQDRTSTRNSYDSTVSSKKLNQAPNASLKEIVSDAKDNSLESSLNSVRHQQSLLEKISIAAPKRQLIQLKSPLQNRPGHLQRLEARVKRFKPPKLDEWYRPILELDYFSLVGVASGSENDNQKVAKLKEVPVQFQSPEQYVEIFCPLVLEEFKAQLHSSFIEMSSWEEMYFGTLSVLSVERIDDFHHVRFAHDDNDSTMSSNFSENDLVLLTKEPPQKSSHDVHVLGKVERREWDNKRRLSILLIRFYLLNGTSRLHQARRNLLERSKWHASRIMNITPQLREFQALSSLKDIPLLPVILKPANDSYDSSESKEVDLSKLSQPLQRILKSSFNDSQLEAISVATGTPRRKKDFELSLIQGPPGTGKTRTIVAIVSALLASPTHKTDPDEKIYDRSSKQISVPKINQAAAVARAWQDAALARQINEDAQRNMNAVDGCLRGRVLICAQSNAAVDELVSRISSQGLYGSDGKMYKPYLVRVGNAKTVHPNSLPFFIDTLVDQRLVDEKMKLTDTKNDLSVDSSTTLRSNLEKLVDRIRFYEAKRANLNDRDPDLKKSSVDDNYKGDDGKDMSDAELSFKLRKLYEQKKQIYKDLSIVQQREKKTNEEIRGLKYKLRKSILREAAIVVTTLSGCGGDLYGVCSESMSSQKFGSPPEHTLFDAVVIDEAAQALEPATLIPLQLLKSRGTQCIMVGDPKQLPATVLSNVASKFLYECSMFERLQRAGHRVIMLTKQYRMHPEICLFPSLHFYEKKLLNGDHMSSKSASFHETEGLGPYVFYDVIDGREHRGKNASGLSLYNEHEADAAVELLKFFKKRYPSEFVGGRIGIITPYKSQLSLLRSRFSSAFGSSTMDDMELNTVDGFQGREVDILILSTVRAAEPSSAAPGSNSSSIGFVADVRRMNVALTRAKFSLWILGNARTLQTNQNWAALVKDAQKRNLVKTAKKPYKDMFKTASEQNSGNRSLEPQHVQKVKDASQHARKYVRSAKEAHERKTKHIDHVQSKRRLGASEPDVSATKDDTRIKIVHARDEYDLPLKDGFYTVTPDGQGKNSKDVKFTESEERVTDSESIDKDSKKRNINLNNTQTGKRKNKFENSKRDADNSEQRTDDGRPMKLRESKRAKRSFDGDRSQKKQVLPPSDQAKDASDGGRASNQVATSQDLIAKRKKQREAVDAILCSSLIPSKKSEKSMKPVPAKRPQSFSSTASGGIKPPKSRKD; encoded by the exons ATGGAGAAGAAACTATCCTCGAGAAGAGAGCTGTTGGACCGCTGGAAAGCCATTGAGGAGGAAGCGGACGAAGACGACGATCGCATTGACCCCTCCAAACGGCACCGTCTCCACCACAACAAAGAACAATG GTTTGCAGATGCATTCAGTTTTTTGATCTGTTTGCCAAAAGAAAATCATATTTGGTGTGGGTCGTGGGACTTAATGGGGCCTCTTTTGGAGACATTTTATAACTACTTCAAAGATGACAATGCTGATTCTCCTCTTAGACAACTATGGAGGAGAATCTCTGAGGAAATGCGGCAGTGCATCCAGTGCATTTCCCAGCACTATCAAGCCCAAGACATGTATAGCATGGAGTATGAGACCAGTTCTATTGGTCCCCTCTTGGATGTTTTGCGAAGTCTCGATGAGGAAAGAGTGACGCAGCACTTGATAGAGATAAATACTAAATTAGCCCGAAAAGAATATGATGCTGCCCGTGATAATGCAGAAGTCATTAGTGTCATGTATGAG GTTCTAATGTTCCCTGTATTATTGGATGATGAGTCCTTATTCACTGAGTTTGAAAGATTCATTGAAGCAGTTGACAGCATGCATGAACTGGCTCTGGCTGGACAGCAACAGTTTCTG GGTGTTTATGCATTATTTTTCTTCAAGAGAAGAGTGCGCTCTGTTGGTCATCGTCTAGCTGGTTCTATGGGAAAACTGAG GAGAGCAACAGATTTGGAACCCTTGCAGCCTATACTTAAGAAATTCATCGGCTTCTTGGAGACAGAAGTGTTACCGTCAACTTTGAAAACTTCAAGGCCCAGAGTGCAGTTGGAACGTATATCCATATGGGTTGGAATAAAATCTCT GCTTGGGTTTTTGGAACCTCCAGCTTTTGAAGAAGGGATATTAGAGCGCTATCCTATTTTTCTTGATATTGTACTCAACCATATTAGTGGGGATTCATCGGAATTCTCTCATGCAGTTTCTTGCTTGAGAATACTCTTTGAAATGCTTG GTTGTAAGCTTTGGTTGAGATCAACACTGTCTCCAAGTGTGATGCGGAATACTCTGATAGGGCAGTGTTTTCATACTCGAAGCGAGAAAAGCCATAAGGATATTTTCGATCTTCTTCAGCCTTTTCTGCAG TCTCTTGAAGCTTTGCAAGATGGGGAACATGAAAAACAGCGCaggcattttctttattttctcctCATTCAGGTGCCTGCGAGCAGTAACTTCAGTGGCTTAACGAGGCAAAAGGCTTGTCAG ATAGCACTCCTTATTATACATCGAGGCTACACAATGAACCCGCCTTGTCCTCCTTCTGAATGCGCACATATGTG GGGCCCTTCTCTTGTGTCATCTTTAAAGGATTCTTCACTTCACAATTCTCTAAGGCAACCTGCCTTTGATCTGATACAAACTATCATGGTGTCTGATGCTGCTGTGTTAGTAAGCACAGTGCTAAATGCCCACCTAAACCTTTGTTCTGAAAGAAGCATGTCGTATGAGttgaatgatgaagatgatgagggGCTTCCATTTGCTGAGAATACAGAAGAGCAGGATAATAGCTCATGGAGTGAATTTAGCATACAAAGTAAAATTGCATCCCGGGAATTTAGAGAGTGGATGTGCATTCCAATGTTATGGATTGATGTCCTTGCTGACATCAATCCATCAGTTCTTCCTATATCATTTTCCAAGGCTGTTTTGTGGGCACGATCTCGTTTTCCTATGGTAGAACCAGTGACTGGTGGAGAAACGGCCCTTCCAGTCAGAACCTGGCTTTCATCCTATTCTGCAGAAATATCTTCAACCTTTGGGTGGAAGCTTCCTACTGGTTCTGACGATTGTGGAGATGTGGTGTCAAAGAATGCAATAAAAGCCTCAACAATGCCTCTTCCTCTAATACGAACATtcaatag GTTAACAACACATTTTCTGGTTCATGTGGGGCAGGGGGAACTTCGTAAGCAGTGGACGTGGGAGCCAAGGATGGGTGAAAGCTTGTTCCTCTCACTTATAGATCCCAATGAT GATGTAAGGAAATTTGGCAAGTCAATCCTGGAACAGGTTTCCAATACACAGGGTCTTGCTTGTAGTTTGACATTCCTATGTTCTTATAGGTCTTCATTGTCTGCTGTCTTTTTAGGCTTGAGACATGCTGTGAAACTG gTCCAACTGGATATTGTTTTATTAAAGTTTCAGACTCTGCAtcattttttctttgttctGCGGAGACTACTTATTGATGGAGATTCACGTGCTGCGGATATTCCAGAATCTGACCACTTAAATATGGCAAAATTCTCTTCCCAAGGTGGATTTCTCAGGCAGCCAGTCTTTGATTCATCCCCTGCCAACGTCAATGGGCATTCACCAAATCTTGACTCAAATTTACTGAAAAGATTTTATTACTTGATATCGGAAACTGCATGGCCTTCCATCTGCAGGTGCTTATTGGAAGGAAAAGCATTTATTGATAACAGTATTAATCAG atgaCTTGTGTACGCATACTTGAGATCCTCCCATGTGTATTTGAAAGAATATACTCTGGCATACGGGAAAACACATGTGACTTCTCATGGCTACATGATTTTATGGATTGGGGAAAGTCATCACTTAAAACTGTGGTTGTATACTGGCAACGAACAATCACCTCCTTGTTGAAGCTGCTGAAAGGGTCATATAACAGTGCTATTGCATTGACAATCAGCACCATTGAAAATCTCATTGCATGTG ATTGCGTTTCCATGGATGAATTGATGGAACAAGTGTCACGCCTTTCTGTTTCTCTATCTAAGGAAGCCTCTTCTAGTATTGGAAAGACCGACCTCTGTTCAAATGCCTTGTTTCCTGAAGGCTTATCTTTTGAGAAGTATTCAGCTCCTTATGTGCAACCCTTGTCCATCAAGGATCCAGATGTCCAAATCTTGCACTCACCATTGGTGGATAGTAGAAGGCATAGAGATGACATGATTGTCCTTTCTGATGAGGAAACTGAAGCTGTTTCACCCGATGAAGTAATTTTGTCTGATACTAAGGTGAGTCGGTGTATGGTGGATGACAAAACAATTGCTCCTAATGATGACAAAAGCACTTCATATACCGAATCTGTGAAGAAGAAGGTTTCTGGTGTTTACACATCCAAGTTTTATGTGAAGGCCTTCGAGAAAAGAGATGCTACAGATAGTGCTGACTTGGCTGTTCAGAAATGGGAGATTGATAGATCTATAGGAAAACGGCCACCTGTTTCCTCCCTGAAATCAAAAGATGAAGATAATAGCAGGAAAGCAATAACATCTGATAGCAATATAGCTGATTCTGAAAAATTGCAGGATAGAACTAGTACTAGAAACTCATATGATAGTACGGTTAGTTCCAAAAAGTTGAATCAAGCTCCCAACGCTTCATTGAAAGAGATAGTAAGTGATGCCAAAGACAATTCCTTGGAGTCTTCTCTCAATTCGGTCAGGCATCAGCAGTCACTTTTGGAAAAAATTAGCATTGCTGCTCCTAAACGACAACTCATTCAGCTTAAATCACCTTTGCAGAACAGGCCTGGCCATTTACAAAGGCTGGAAGCTCGAGTGAAAAGGTTCAAGCCACCAAAGCTTGATGAATGGTATAGACCTATTTTAGAATTAGATTACTTTTCACTGGTGGGGGTAGCATctggaagtgaaaatgataacCAAAAAGTTGCAAAATTAAAGGAGGTTCCTGTGCAGTTCCAATCACCTGAACagtatgttgaaattttttgtccATTGGTTTTGGAGGAGTTTAAAGCACAGTTACATAGTTCTTTTATAGAAATGTCTTCATGGGAAGAGATGTATTTTGGAACTTTATCAGTGCTTTCAGTTGAAAGAATTGATGATTTTCATCATGTTCGCTTTGCTCACGATGACAATGATTCTACAATGTCAAGCAACTTTTCAGAAAATGACCTTGTATTACTAACAAAAGAGCCCCCTCAAAAATCTTCTCATGATGTTCATGTGCTTGGGAAG GTGGAGAGGCGTGAGTGGGACAATAAAAGAAGGTTAAGCATACTACTCATCAGGTTTTATCTGTTGAATGGTACGTCACGTTTACATCAAGCCAGAAGGAACCTCCTTGAACGCAGTAAATGGCATGCAAGTCGTATTATGAACATTACACCTCAACTTCGGGAATTTCAGGCATTATCATCACTAAAGGATATCCCTTTACTTCCAGTTATTTTGAAGCCTGCGAATGATTCTTATGATTCTAGTGAAAGCAAGGAAGTAGATCTGAGCAAACTGTCCCAACCCTTGCAGCGTATACTGAAGTCATCCTTTAATGACAGTCAACTTGAAGCTATTAGTGTTGCCACTGGAACACCTAGGCGGAAGAAAGATTTTGAATTATCCCTTATTCAGGGTCCTCCAG GTACTGGTAAGACGAGAACAATTGTGGCCATTGTCAGCGCTTTGCTTGCTTCCCCTACCCATAAGACAGATCCTGACGAAAAAATTTATGATCGCAGTTCGAAGCAAATTTCAGTTCCCAAGATTAACCAGGCTGCTGCTGTTGCAAGGGCATGGCAGGATGCAGCCTTGGCCAGACAAATAAACGAGGATGCCCAAAGGAATATGAACGCTGTAGATGGTTGCTTGAGAGGAAGGGTGCTCATCTGTGCCCAGTCTAATGCTGCTGTTGATGAATTAGTGTCAAGGATTTCTAGCCAAGGGCTGTATGGAAGTGATGGAAAGATGTATAAGCCATATCTTGTGCGGGTTGGGAATGCAAAAACAGTTCATCCAAATTCGCTACCATTCTTCATTGATACACTTGTTGATCAACGGTTGGtggatgagaaaatgaaattgacAGACACAAAGAATGATTTGAGTGTCGATTCTTCAACTACACTGCGCTCTAATCTTGAAAAGTTAGTCGATCGTATTAGATTCTATGAAGCCAAACGTGCTAACTTAAATGATCGGGATCCTGACCTTAAAAAGTCTTCTGTAGATGATAATTATAAGGGGGATGATGGGAAGGACATGTCTGATGCAGAATTATCTTTCAAGTTAAGAAAACTTTATGAGCAAAAGAAGCAAATTTATAAGGATCTTAGTATTGTTCAGCAGCGGgagaagaaaactaatgaagaaATCAGAGGACTTAAATATAAACTGCGGAAGTCTATACTAAGAGAAGCTGCAATAGTGGTAACTACATTAAGTGGCTGCGGGGGAGATCTTTATGGAGTGTGTTCTGAATCTATGTCAAGTCAAAAGTTTGGCAGTCCACCTGAACATACTCTTTTTGATGCCGTTGTTATTGATGAAGCTGCTCAA GCTCTGGAACCTGCTACTCTGATTCCTCTTCAGCTTTTAAAGTCTAGGGGCACCCAATGTATCATG GTTGGCGATCCAAAGCAGCTTCCTGCAACTGTTCTTTCAAATGTTGCCAGTAAATTTCTTTATGAGTGTAGCATGTTTGAACGTTTACAAAGGGCTGGACACCGTGTTATCATGCTGACCAAACAG TATAGGATGCACCCAGAAATATGTCTGTTTCCTTCTTTGCATTTTTATGAGAAGAAGTTGCTGAATGGCGATCATATGTCTAGCAAATCAGCATCATTTCACGAGACTGAAGGTCTTGGACCTTATGTATTTTACGATGTTATTGATGGCCGGGAGCATCGTGGTAAGAATGCTAGTGGGCTGTCCCTTTATAATGAACATGAAGCTGATGCTGCAGTTGAATTACTCAAGTTTTTCAAAAAGAG GTACCCTTCTGAATTTGTTGGTGGAAGAATTGGCATCATAACTCCATATAAGAGTCAGCTCTCGCTGTTGCGTTCTCGTTTTTCTAGTGCCTTTGGATCTTCGACCATGGATGATATGGAACTTAATACTGTTGATGGCTTCCAAGGTCGGGAGGTTGATATACTGATACTTTCTACCGTTAGAGCGGCAGAGCCAAGCTCTGCTGCACCTGGAAGCAACTCTAGCAGTATCGGATTTGTTGCTGATGTAAGACGGATGAATGTTGCTTTAACCAGAGCCAAGTTCTCACTTTGGATTTTGGGTAATGCAAGGACTTTGCAGACAAACCAAAACTGGGCTGCTCTTGTGAAAGACGCTCAAAAGAGAAATTTGGTTAAAACAGCTAAAAAGCCATACAAGGACATGTTCAAAACAGCTTCCGAGCAAAATTCTGGTAATCGTTCATTGGAGCCACAACATGTCCAAAAGGTTAAAGATGCAAGTCAGCATGCAAGGAAATATGTCCGAAGTGCAAAGGAAGCGcatgaaagaaaaacaaaacacatcGATCATGTTCAGAGTAAAAGAAGACTTGGTGCTAGTGAACCAGATGTTTCAGCAACTAAAGATGATACCAGAATTAAAATTGTGCATGCCAGAGATGAATATGATTTACCACTGAAGGACGGCTTTTATACCGTCACTCCAGATGGCCAGGGTAAAAATTCCAAGGATGTCAAGTTCACAGAGTCGGAGGAACGTGTTACAGATAGTGAAAGTATAGATAAAGATAgcaaaaaaaggaacattaattTGAACAATACTCAAACTGGTAAGaggaaaaacaaatttgaaaattcaaaaagggATGCAGATAACTCTGAACAAAGAACAGATGATGGTAGACCTATGAAATTGCGAGAGTCAAAAAGGGCTAAGAGATCTTTTGATGGTGACAGAAGCCAGAAAAAGCAAGTTTTACCTCCCTCAGATCAAGCAAAGGATGCAAGTGATGGAGGTAGAGCTTCAAATCAAGTTGCAACTTCTCAAGATTTAAttgcaaaaaggaaaaaacagcGGGAAGCTGTTGATGCTATACTTTGCTCATCTCTGATTCCTTCAAAGAAGTCTGAAAAATCAATGAAACCCGTGCCTGCTAAAAGACCTCAATCGTTTTCCTCAACTGCAAGTGG